Below is a window of Ciceribacter thiooxidans DNA.
CGGAGATCCTTGCAGGAACCACGCTCCAGGCGGAAGGCATGCGCGAACAGTCGGTCGCCGTCGCCGAGACGGTCAAGAGCGTCGATGATGTTCGCGGAACCGCGGTGCAGGCCGCCGAGCGCGCTCAGCAGGTTTCCGCCGCATACGATTCCGCCGTGCGCATAAGCAGTGAAGGACGTCGCGCTCTCGATGAAACGGTCGGAGCTATGAATGCCGTTAGCCGTCGCACCGAGAGCATCGCCAACGATATTCTTTCCCTTGTCGAAAGCAGCCTCGAGATCGGCGAGATCGTGTCCGTGGTGTCGGAAATCGCCGATCAAACCAATCTTCTGGCGTTGAACGCGGCCATCGAAGCGTCCCGCGCAGGTGAACACGGCAGAGGCTTCAATGCCGTCGCGACCGAAATCAGGGCGCTGGCCGACCAGTCCAAGATCGCCACGGCGAGGGTAAGGCGAATACTGATGGAGAACCAGAAATCGACCAATGCTGCGGTGATCGGCACGGAGGAAGGCAGCAAGAGTGTCGGGCGCGCTTTGGAGACGGTGACCCAGGCGGGCGACACCATACGCCAACTCGAGACGATCATTGCCGAGTCGGCGCGCTCGGTTGCCCAGATCGCTGCCTCGGCGGGGCAACAGAAAGCCGGCATGAAGCAGATCCAGGACGCCATGCACGACATTGAACAGGCGAGCAGTCAGAATCTCTCCGCCATCAGACAGTCGGAAGAGGCCGCAAAGGATCTCAATAGATTGGGGTCGAGGCTCCAACGCCTGCTGACCGAACACGGCGGTGAAGTGTGATGACATCCGATCCATTGAACCGTGAACTCCGCCAGATGTTCGCCCAGGAGCTTGGCGAGCGCTCCTCCAGCATCGAAAATCTCGTGCTTGCGCTCGAGCGGGCAGATCGGCCCGCGACAAGTGAGGAACTCCAGCGACAACTCCTCAAGGCGGTCCACAGTCTCAAGGGAGCTGCAGGCCTCATGCAGGTTCGCCCTGTCGAGAACCTGTGCCACGCCATGGAAGAGATCCTCTCGACGGCGCTCAAAGAAAGCAGAACGATTGACGCCCGCAAGCTTGATCTCTTTCTCGCGGCAACCGACAGGTTCCGCGAGGCCGCGGGATCGGTCGGCGATGCGGCGCCCGAAACCTCCGCTGAGGACCGTGAACTGCTCGAAGCAATGCACCGCGCGGTGCAGGCGGGCCACGGCGCGGGGGCTCGCACACATCGGCGGTCAACGAGGTTTCGTGCAGATGACTTGGATGGTTCCTTGCGAATAGCGGCCGAACGGCTGGATGCGCTCCTTTACCGAAGCGGTGAATTGCTCACCTTCAATCACATCTTGCGCCACCAGGTTGAAGCAGCCCTGGCTTTGAGAGAGCAAGCAAGCGCGGTTCGCGCATCGTCCGAACATGCGGGCGAAATCGCGGTCATCCAACGCGGCCTGCGTCAACTCGTCCGCTCGCTGCGGCAAAGCTCGCGCCAGGTTCAACGCGCCTCGACTGCCCTCGACCAGGAGGTTCGCGAGGCACGTACACTCCCGTTCTCCGAAGCCTGCCAGGGACTGAACCGCATCATCAGAGACGTTGCCGAGACCGCCGGCAAGTCGGCGGAACTGGGGATATATGGCGGCGATATCCAGATCGATCGTGCGATCCTCTCGAGCCTGCGGGATGTACTGCGCCATCTGGTGCGAAACGCGATTGACCATGGCATCGAACCTCCCAATGACCGCCGCAAGGCTGGAAAGCCGGAGGTGGGGAAGATCGCGATATCCGCCGCCGTGACCGGAGATCGCATCCGTGTCAGGGTCGAGGACGACGGGCGCGGATTCAACTTCCCGGATTCTCGAGAAGCGGCTCCCGGCAACAGCCCCGGTCCGGACTTCCTGCAGCAGGTATTTTCGCCGGGCTTCTCGACGTCGAAAACCGTCACGCGTTTGTCGGGCCGCGGCCTTGGTCTTGATATCGTCAAAACCGCGGTCGAGAGCCTGCGCGGGACGGTGGAGGTCTTGCAGGTCGAAGGGGGTGGAGCTGCGTTCATCCTGACCATCCCGCTCTCGGTATCCACTATCAGGATATTGCAGGTGAGCTGCGCCGACCACATCTTTGCAGTCGACACCGCATCGGTGCGGCAAGTGATCAGTATAGACCCGACGGCTGTTGCCGTATCGTCGGCAGTCGAAACGTCCGAGGGCGCAGTTCCGGTTGTCGATTTGGCGCGCTGGCTGGGGATCGCCGGTGCCACGCGGCCACTCGCGATGCGGGCGGTCGTGATGGACCTCGCCGGCCGTCGGATTGCTGTTCTCGTTGACCAAATAGAGGGGGAACGAGAGCTCCTCATTCGAAAACTCGGCCCGCGACTGGCAGGATTCCGCCAGTATTGTGGTGCGATGAACCTGCCGGACGGGCGCATCGCCCTGCTCTTGAACGCGGCCGCCCTTGTCGATGTCGCCCCCGAACCGTCGTCGCCCAAAGCCCCAATTCTTGGGGCGAAGCCGAAGCCGTCTCGGGTGCTCATTGTCGACGATTCCAATGCCGTTCGCTCGCTTCTCCGTATGATCACCGAGCGGGCCGGTTACGAAGTCGTTGTCGCAAGCAATGGCGCGGAAGCGCTGGAGCAACTGGCGCTACAGCGCGCCGACATCGTCGTTTCCGATATCGACATGCCCCAGATGGACGGCTTGCAGCTCGTAGAGACGATTCGACGATCCGACCAGTTCGCCAGGTTGCCGGTCATCCTTGTCACGGGACGGGATTTCGATGACGCCGATCGCACGATCGTCGCCGGCGGTGCGAATGCCTGTTTGAGAAAAGACCGTTTTGACGCAGAAGAGTTCCTCGAAACCATGCGCCGGGTCGTCTGAGGGCCTAATGATCCGGCTGCTTCTCATCACGACCTCACCCGATCTTGCCGGCAGGACAGCGGCAGCGCTTCGCATGGACACGTCCATGACCCTCGTTGGGATCGCCCGGGACGGTGAACAGGCTTTGGCAATATCGAACGAACTTCGCCCGGATGTCGTTGCGATCGAACTCGAGCTTGCGGGCCACGACGGAGCTGATGCGATCAAGGAAATCATGATCGCGTCGCCAAGGCCTGTCGTCGCGATTGCCGGTCCCGGAGGGGGTGGGGCCGGGGCAATCTCGGACAAGGCACTCGAGGCGGGCGCACTTGCCGTCATCCCGGCACCCTTGCCGGACGATCATCCGTCGATGGGCAAGTTCCTCTCGACGATTCGGGCGATGGCGCAGGTCATGGTCGTCCGCCAACGGCGACGCGAACGCAGGCACGGGCTCGAGGCCGAGCTGCCTGCGGGCAGGGCACGGTACGCTGCATCCGTCGTTGGAATAGCGGCCTCGACCGGGGGGCCAGCCGCGCTGCGCACCATTCTGACGGCACTTCCGGCAACGTTTCCCGCACCGGTTCTGGTCGTCCAACATATGTCGGACGGGTTCATCGAAGGCGTCGCCGCACGTCTCGATGCCACCGTTTCCCTCACGGTCAGGATCGCCGTCGACGGTGAGCGCTTGAGACCGGGCTTCGTCTATCTTGCACCCGACGGTCGCCAGCTCGGCCTCTCCGGAAAGACGCGCATACGCGTGACGGACGACGCGCCCGTCGGTGCATTCCGGCCCTCGGCGACGTATTTGTTCCGGGCCATGGCCGATTGCTTCAAGGAGGAAGCGCTTGCTGTCGTCCTGACCGGCATGGGTGATGACGGAATTGCGGGCCTTGGCGACATAAGGCGCCGCGGAGGTAGAATTATCGCCCAGGATGAGAATACGTCCACGGTATTCGGAATGCCGAAAGCAGCCATCCTTGCCGGTCTTGCGGATGATGTGCTTCCATTGGAGGCCATTGCCGACAAGTTGGTCTCTCTGGCAAGCAGGCCCGCCACCGGCTGACTTGCCCTTTCCTCGTTCGGCTTATGCTGACGAGCGCCGTGTCAAAATCAGGCTCAGATGTCCATTATCTGGATCACCGCCGGTGTGATGATGACGGCGAACAGGACCGGCAGGAAGAACACGATCATCGGGACTGTCAACTTCGGCGGAAGGGAGGCTGCCTTCTTCTCCGCCTCGCTCATGCGCATGTCACGGTTTTCCTGAGCCATG
It encodes the following:
- a CDS encoding chemotaxis protein CheB, whose amino-acid sequence is MIRLLLITTSPDLAGRTAAALRMDTSMTLVGIARDGEQALAISNELRPDVVAIELELAGHDGADAIKEIMIASPRPVVAIAGPGGGGAGAISDKALEAGALAVIPAPLPDDHPSMGKFLSTIRAMAQVMVVRQRRRERRHGLEAELPAGRARYAASVVGIAASTGGPAALRTILTALPATFPAPVLVVQHMSDGFIEGVAARLDATVSLTVRIAVDGERLRPGFVYLAPDGRQLGLSGKTRIRVTDDAPVGAFRPSATYLFRAMADCFKEEALAVVLTGMGDDGIAGLGDIRRRGGRIIAQDENTSTVFGMPKAAILAGLADDVLPLEAIADKLVSLASRPATG
- a CDS encoding hybrid sensor histidine kinase/response regulator, with translation MFAQELGERSSSIENLVLALERADRPATSEELQRQLLKAVHSLKGAAGLMQVRPVENLCHAMEEILSTALKESRTIDARKLDLFLAATDRFREAAGSVGDAAPETSAEDRELLEAMHRAVQAGHGAGARTHRRSTRFRADDLDGSLRIAAERLDALLYRSGELLTFNHILRHQVEAALALREQASAVRASSEHAGEIAVIQRGLRQLVRSLRQSSRQVQRASTALDQEVREARTLPFSEACQGLNRIIRDVAETAGKSAELGIYGGDIQIDRAILSSLRDVLRHLVRNAIDHGIEPPNDRRKAGKPEVGKIAISAAVTGDRIRVRVEDDGRGFNFPDSREAAPGNSPGPDFLQQVFSPGFSTSKTVTRLSGRGLGLDIVKTAVESLRGTVEVLQVEGGGAAFILTIPLSVSTIRILQVSCADHIFAVDTASVRQVISIDPTAVAVSSAVETSEGAVPVVDLARWLGIAGATRPLAMRAVVMDLAGRRIAVLVDQIEGERELLIRKLGPRLAGFRQYCGAMNLPDGRIALLLNAAALVDVAPEPSSPKAPILGAKPKPSRVLIVDDSNAVRSLLRMITERAGYEVVVASNGAEALEQLALQRADIVVSDIDMPQMDGLQLVETIRRSDQFARLPVILVTGRDFDDADRTIVAGGANACLRKDRFDAEEFLETMRRVV